In Streptomyces durocortorensis, a genomic segment contains:
- a CDS encoding Lhr family ATP-dependent helicase, whose protein sequence is MTGSALDSFSPATRSWFAGAFSAPTAAQEGAWRAIGEGSDVLVVAPTGSGKTLAAFLASLDRLASGPPPAEAKKRCRVLYVSPLKALAVDVERNLRSPLTGIRQESVRLGLPEPEVRVGIRSGDTPPAERRSMVTRPPDILITTPESLFLMLTSSARDALAGVETVILDEVHAVAGTKRGAHLALSLERLDELLPRPARRVGLSATVRPVDEVARFISPQRKVEIVQPPSTKEFDLSVVVPVEDLGELGGSPATDGDAGQAEKPSIWPHVEERIADLVQAHRSTIVFANSRRLAERLCNRLNEIAYERATGTAFDPDAPAPSLPEAPAPAEIMAQSGAGKGAPALLARAHHGSVSKEQRSQVEEDLKAGRLPAVVATSSLELGIDMGAVDLVVQVESPPSVASGLQRVGRAGHQVGAVSTGVVFPKYRGDLVQAAVVTERMREGAIEALRIPSNPLDVLAQQLVAMVALDSWQADDLLALVRRAAPFASLPESAFTSVLDMLAGRYPSDAFAELRPRVVWDRVAGTVTGRPGAQRLAVTSGGTIPDRGLFGVFLAGADPKKGGGRVGELDEEMVYESRVGDVFTLGTTSWRIEDITRDRVLVSPAPGVPGRLPFWKGDQLGRPLELGRALGAFLREIGGLSEEDARLRLLAAGLDAWAADNIVAYLDEQRRACGHVPDDRTILVERFRDELGDWRVVVHSPFGAQVHAPWALALSARLGERYGMDAQVMHADDGIVLRLPDADLMGLDLLDFDTPPASDVGSDAPPPGALAYDSDQPPVAAADVVFDQGEVQQIVTDQVGGSALFAARFRECAARALLLPRRSPGKRTPLWQQRQRASQLLQVASEFGSFPIVLEAVRECLQDVFDVPGLTELMGDLEARRVRLVEVTTQEPSPFARSLLFGYVAQFLYEGDSPLAERRAAALSLDSHLLAELLGQAELRELLDPEVLTELERELQWLTDDRRVKDVEGVADLLRVLGPLTDAELAERGAERAWAPQLATARRAIQVRIAGADHWAAIEDAGRLRDALGTALPVGVPEAFTEPVKDPLGDLLARFARKHGPFTAARAAERFGLGTAVTDGALQRLAASGRTVQGEFHPAGIGQEWCDATVLRRLRRRSLAALRQELEPVPPAALASFLPQWQHFGSNSLRGIDGLARAIEQLQGAPVPASALEKLILPSRVMGYTPAMLDELTTTGEVVWAGAGALPGKDGWVSLYLADSAPLLLPAPHPLELSALHESVLTTLSGGYGLFLRQIADQIRATTHPDCTDQQLADALWELAWSGRLTNDTLAPLRSLLGSGRTAGSTAHRSRRSVPRGRYGSLTAAARPASRTGPPTVSGRWSLLPPAEPEPTHRAHALARTLLDRHGVVTRGAVQAEGVEGGFSATYRVLAAFEDSGQARRGYVVEGLGAAQFAMDGAVDRLRAASTARDRRDPGATPQALVLAAADPANAYGAALPWPESPDGAGHKPGRKAGALVVLVDGELTLYMERGGKTLLAWPSDPDAPALRAAAEALAASARAGALGTVTVERTNGVSSLTSPLGRTLEAAGFLATPRGLRLRA, encoded by the coding sequence ATGACCGGCTCCGCTCTCGATTCGTTCTCGCCCGCGACCCGCAGCTGGTTCGCCGGGGCCTTCAGCGCGCCCACCGCCGCGCAGGAGGGCGCTTGGCGGGCCATCGGCGAGGGCAGCGATGTGCTGGTTGTCGCGCCGACCGGTTCCGGCAAGACGCTGGCCGCGTTTCTCGCCTCGCTGGACCGGCTGGCCTCCGGTCCACCGCCCGCCGAGGCGAAGAAGCGCTGCCGTGTGCTGTACGTGTCCCCGCTCAAAGCGCTCGCGGTCGACGTCGAACGCAATCTCCGCTCCCCGCTGACGGGCATCCGGCAGGAGTCGGTGCGCCTCGGCCTCCCCGAGCCGGAGGTCCGGGTGGGGATTCGGTCCGGCGACACCCCGCCCGCCGAGCGGCGCTCGATGGTGACCAGGCCGCCGGACATCCTGATCACCACGCCCGAGTCGCTGTTCCTGATGCTGACGTCCTCCGCCCGGGATGCGCTGGCCGGCGTCGAGACGGTGATCCTCGACGAGGTGCACGCGGTCGCAGGGACGAAGCGCGGCGCCCATCTCGCTCTGTCCCTGGAGCGCCTGGACGAGCTGCTGCCCCGCCCCGCCCGGCGCGTCGGCCTGTCCGCGACGGTCCGGCCGGTCGACGAGGTGGCCCGCTTCATCTCGCCGCAGCGCAAGGTGGAGATCGTCCAGCCTCCGTCCACCAAGGAGTTCGATCTGTCGGTGGTCGTGCCGGTCGAGGATCTGGGCGAGCTGGGCGGCTCCCCCGCCACCGACGGCGACGCGGGGCAGGCGGAGAAGCCCTCGATCTGGCCGCATGTCGAGGAGCGCATCGCCGACCTGGTGCAGGCGCACCGCTCCACCATCGTCTTCGCCAACTCACGACGGCTGGCGGAGCGGCTGTGCAACCGGCTGAACGAGATCGCGTACGAGCGGGCCACCGGCACCGCCTTCGACCCCGACGCCCCCGCCCCCTCTCTGCCGGAGGCGCCCGCCCCGGCGGAGATCATGGCCCAGTCCGGGGCGGGCAAGGGCGCGCCCGCGCTGCTGGCCCGCGCGCACCACGGCTCCGTCTCCAAGGAGCAGCGCTCCCAGGTCGAGGAGGACCTGAAGGCGGGCCGACTGCCCGCCGTGGTGGCCACCTCCAGCCTGGAGCTGGGCATCGACATGGGCGCGGTCGACCTGGTGGTCCAGGTCGAGTCCCCGCCCTCCGTCGCCTCCGGTCTCCAGCGCGTGGGCCGGGCGGGGCACCAGGTGGGCGCGGTCTCCACCGGTGTGGTCTTCCCGAAGTACCGAGGCGACCTGGTGCAGGCCGCCGTGGTCACCGAGCGGATGCGCGAGGGGGCCATCGAGGCGCTGCGCATCCCGTCCAATCCGCTGGACGTCCTGGCCCAGCAGCTGGTCGCCATGGTGGCCCTGGACAGCTGGCAGGCCGACGATCTGCTGGCCCTGGTCCGGCGGGCCGCCCCGTTCGCCTCGCTCCCCGAATCGGCGTTCACCTCCGTGCTCGACATGCTCGCGGGACGCTATCCCTCCGACGCCTTCGCGGAGCTGCGCCCCCGGGTGGTGTGGGACCGGGTCGCCGGTACGGTCACGGGCCGCCCCGGCGCGCAGCGGCTCGCCGTCACCTCCGGCGGCACCATTCCGGACCGCGGGCTCTTCGGGGTCTTCCTGGCGGGCGCCGACCCGAAGAAGGGCGGCGGCCGAGTGGGCGAGCTGGACGAGGAGATGGTCTACGAGTCCCGGGTGGGTGACGTCTTCACCCTGGGCACGACGTCCTGGCGGATCGAGGACATCACCCGGGACCGGGTCCTCGTCTCGCCCGCCCCGGGCGTTCCGGGGCGGCTGCCGTTCTGGAAGGGCGACCAGCTGGGCCGCCCGCTGGAGCTCGGCCGGGCTCTGGGCGCCTTCCTCCGCGAGATCGGCGGTCTGTCCGAGGAGGACGCCCGGCTGCGGCTGCTGGCCGCCGGGCTCGACGCCTGGGCCGCGGACAACATCGTGGCCTATCTGGACGAGCAGCGCCGGGCCTGCGGACACGTCCCGGACGACCGGACCATCCTGGTCGAGCGGTTCCGGGACGAGCTGGGCGACTGGCGGGTCGTCGTGCACTCCCCGTTCGGCGCCCAGGTGCACGCCCCGTGGGCGCTTGCCCTCTCCGCCCGCCTCGGTGAGCGGTACGGAATGGACGCCCAGGTCATGCATGCCGACGACGGGATCGTCCTGCGCCTGCCGGACGCCGACCTGATGGGCCTCGACCTGCTCGACTTCGACACGCCGCCCGCCTCGGACGTGGGAAGTGACGCCCCACCGCCGGGGGCCCTGGCGTACGACAGCGACCAGCCGCCGGTCGCGGCCGCAGACGTCGTCTTCGATCAGGGCGAGGTCCAGCAGATCGTGACCGACCAGGTGGGCGGTTCCGCGCTGTTCGCCGCCCGGTTCCGCGAGTGTGCGGCGCGCGCCCTGCTGCTGCCCCGGCGCTCCCCCGGCAAGCGCACCCCGCTCTGGCAACAGCGCCAACGTGCCTCCCAGCTGCTCCAGGTCGCCTCCGAGTTCGGCTCGTTCCCGATCGTCCTGGAAGCCGTCCGCGAATGCCTCCAGGACGTGTTCGACGTCCCCGGGCTCACGGAACTGATGGGTGACCTGGAGGCACGCCGGGTCCGGCTGGTCGAGGTGACCACCCAGGAGCCCTCACCGTTCGCCCGCTCGCTCCTCTTCGGTTACGTCGCCCAGTTCCTGTACGAGGGCGACTCACCGCTCGCCGAGCGGCGGGCGGCCGCGCTCTCCTTGGACTCCCATCTCCTCGCCGAGCTGCTGGGCCAGGCGGAGCTGCGCGAACTGCTCGACCCCGAAGTTCTCACCGAGCTGGAGCGGGAGCTCCAGTGGCTCACCGACGACCGGCGGGTCAAGGACGTGGAGGGGGTCGCGGACCTGCTGCGGGTGCTCGGCCCGCTCACCGACGCCGAGCTGGCCGAGCGGGGCGCCGAGCGTGCCTGGGCGCCACAGCTGGCAACGGCCCGCCGGGCCATCCAGGTCCGGATCGCCGGGGCCGACCACTGGGCGGCGATCGAGGACGCGGGGCGGCTGCGCGACGCCCTGGGCACCGCGCTGCCCGTCGGAGTGCCCGAGGCGTTCACCGAACCGGTGAAGGACCCGCTCGGCGACCTCCTCGCCCGCTTCGCCCGGAAGCACGGCCCGTTCACCGCCGCCCGGGCCGCAGAGCGCTTCGGGCTCGGCACCGCCGTCACGGACGGCGCGCTGCAACGGCTCGCGGCGTCCGGCAGGACCGTCCAGGGCGAGTTCCATCCGGCGGGCATCGGCCAGGAGTGGTGCGACGCCACCGTGCTGCGCCGCCTCCGCCGCCGTTCGTTGGCCGCGCTGCGCCAAGAGCTGGAGCCCGTGCCGCCCGCCGCCCTCGCCTCCTTCCTCCCGCAGTGGCAGCACTTCGGCTCCAACAGCCTGCGGGGCATCGACGGGCTGGCCCGCGCGATCGAACAGCTCCAGGGCGCGCCCGTGCCCGCGTCGGCGCTGGAGAAGCTGATCCTGCCGAGCCGGGTCATGGGCTACACCCCTGCGATGCTCGACGAGCTGACAACCACCGGCGAAGTCGTCTGGGCCGGTGCCGGGGCGCTGCCCGGCAAGGACGGCTGGGTCTCCCTCTATCTCGCCGACAGTGCACCGCTGCTGCTGCCCGCGCCGCACCCGCTGGAGCTCTCGGCGCTGCACGAGTCCGTGCTCACCACGCTGTCCGGTGGGTACGGCCTGTTCCTCCGCCAGATCGCCGACCAGATCCGGGCCACCACCCACCCGGACTGCACGGACCAGCAGCTGGCCGACGCCCTGTGGGAGCTGGCCTGGTCCGGGCGGCTCACCAACGACACCCTCGCCCCGCTGCGCTCGCTCCTGGGCTCCGGCCGGACGGCGGGCTCCACCGCCCACCGCTCCCGGCGCAGCGTCCCGCGCGGGCGCTACGGCTCGCTCACCGCCGCCGCCCGCCCCGCCTCCCGCACCGGCCCCCCGACGGTCTCCGGCCGCTGGTCCCTGCTGCCCCCGGCCGAACCGGAACCGACCCACCGCGCCCACGCCCTGGCCCGCACGCTCCTCGACCGGCACGGTGTGGTGACCCGGGGCGCGGTGCAGGCCGAAGGGGTGGAGGGCGGCTTCTCCGCGACGTACCGCGTCCTGGCCGCCTTCGAGGACAGCGGTCAGGCGCGGCGCGGCTATGTGGTGGAGGGGCTGGGGGCCGCCCAGTTCGCGATGGACGGGGCGGTGGACCGGCTGCGGGCGGCGTCCACGGCCCGCGACCGCCGGGACCCAGGTGCCACGCCCCAGGCCCTGGTGCTCGCCGCCGCCGACCCGGCCAACGCCTATGGCGCAGCCCTGCCGTGGCCGGAGTCCCCGGATGGCGCGGGGCACAAGCCGGGCCGCAAGGCGGGGGCGCTGGTGGTCCTCGTCGACGGCGAGCTCACGCTCTACATGGAACGCGGCGGCAAGACCCTCCTGGCCTGGCCCTCCGACCCCGACGCTCCCGCACTGCGAGCGGCAGCGGAGGCGCTGGCTGCCTCAGCTCGCGCCGGAGCACTGGGCACCGTCACGGTGGAGCGCACTAACGGCGTCTCCTCCCTCACCTCCCCGCTGGGCCGGACCCTTGAGGCGGCCGGTTTCCTCGCCACCCCGAGAGGCCTGCGCCTGCGCGCCTGA
- a CDS encoding AraC family transcriptional regulator has translation MAGADGTEEWARHWQYAELPDLDLLRARYVRHTFPRHSHEGYVFGAVTRGVEDVGLPGGTVHAVPGTVVMINPEVPHTARSGSPEGWVYATLYPSARVVNDIAAEVTSLRGTVGFAETRATDPHASRLIGEVHRAAEEGNALAADSLLRVLVVRLLSRHGSPLPRPTAHAGGARDAARARAVLEERMAAPPTLEALAAELGTGTFALLRAFKKEFGMPPHTWLTDARVRRARRLLDTGVAPAEAATAVGFTDQPHLNRHFTRIVGVPPGAYRRERARTYKTGPRQSP, from the coding sequence ATGGCGGGAGCGGACGGTACGGAGGAATGGGCGAGGCACTGGCAGTACGCCGAGCTGCCCGACCTTGATCTGCTGCGTGCCCGGTACGTCCGCCACACCTTCCCCCGGCACAGTCACGAGGGGTACGTGTTCGGAGCGGTCACGCGCGGGGTGGAGGACGTGGGGTTGCCGGGCGGCACGGTCCACGCGGTGCCCGGCACCGTCGTCATGATCAACCCGGAGGTTCCGCACACCGCCCGTTCCGGATCGCCCGAGGGCTGGGTGTACGCCACGCTCTATCCCTCGGCCCGGGTCGTCAACGACATCGCGGCCGAGGTGACGTCCCTGCGCGGCACAGTCGGTTTCGCCGAGACTCGTGCAACCGACCCCCATGCCTCCCGGCTGATCGGCGAGGTGCACCGGGCCGCCGAGGAGGGCAACGCGCTGGCCGCCGACAGTCTGCTGCGGGTCCTGGTCGTCCGGCTCCTCAGTCGGCACGGCAGCCCGCTGCCCCGTCCGACTGCGCACGCCGGGGGCGCGCGTGACGCCGCGCGTGCCCGTGCCGTGCTGGAAGAACGCATGGCCGCTCCGCCCACGCTGGAGGCGCTCGCGGCCGAGCTGGGCACCGGCACGTTCGCGCTGCTGAGGGCCTTCAAGAAGGAATTCGGGATGCCGCCGCACACCTGGCTCACCGACGCCCGGGTGCGCAGGGCCCGCCGCCTCCTGGACACGGGCGTCGCCCCCGCCGAGGCCGCGACAGCCGTCGGCTTCACCGATCAGCCGCACCTCAACCGGCACTTCACCCGGATCGTGGGGGTGCCGCCCGGCGCGTACCGGCGGGAGCGTGCAAGAACGTACAAGACCGGGCCTCGCCAGTCCCCGTAG
- a CDS encoding AzlC family ABC transporter permease produces MAEQTAPPECTGATGAIAAEPPGPTPDVLAAGYGTAHRPDEADVQADKPDAAVVRDALGVGIAVGLSGFAFGVTAAGSGLSLLQTCALSLLVFTGASQFALVGALAAGGNPYTAAAGAFFLGVRNAFYGLRLSQLLAFPRAVRPFAAHWVIDETTAVTLPQPTRRAARIGFTVTGLTLYVLWNLTTLIGALGAGALGDTGAWGLDAASPAVFLALLAPMLRSAVERVTAGLAVVLALGLLPVLPAGVPVLLSALAAPVVLFLMGRGKWPTPTTNGTDATGERR; encoded by the coding sequence GTGGCAGAACAGACAGCACCCCCAGAGTGCACCGGCGCGACCGGTGCCATAGCCGCCGAACCACCCGGCCCGACGCCCGACGTCCTGGCGGCCGGGTACGGCACGGCTCACCGGCCCGATGAGGCCGACGTCCAGGCCGACAAGCCCGACGCGGCCGTCGTCCGGGACGCGCTCGGCGTCGGTATCGCCGTCGGGCTCTCCGGCTTCGCCTTCGGAGTCACCGCCGCCGGGTCCGGGCTCAGCCTGCTCCAGACCTGCGCGCTGAGCCTCCTCGTCTTCACCGGCGCCTCGCAGTTCGCCCTGGTCGGCGCACTCGCCGCGGGCGGCAACCCCTATACGGCCGCGGCCGGCGCGTTCTTCCTCGGTGTCCGGAACGCCTTCTACGGCCTGCGGCTCTCGCAACTGCTCGCGTTTCCCCGCGCGGTGCGGCCCTTCGCCGCCCACTGGGTGATCGACGAGACGACCGCGGTCACCCTGCCACAGCCCACCCGGCGTGCCGCGCGCATCGGCTTCACGGTCACCGGGCTCACCCTGTACGTCCTGTGGAACCTCACCACGCTGATCGGAGCACTCGGGGCGGGCGCCCTGGGCGACACGGGCGCCTGGGGGCTGGACGCGGCGAGTCCCGCGGTGTTCCTCGCGCTGCTCGCGCCGATGCTCAGGAGCGCCGTCGAACGCGTCACGGCGGGGTTGGCCGTCGTCCTGGCGCTCGGCCTGCTGCCGGTCCTGCCCGCGGGCGTTCCGGTGCTCCTGTCCGCACTCGCCGCTCCCGTCGTCCTCTTCCTCATGGGGCGCGGCAAGTGGCCGACGCCCACGACGAACGGCACCGACGCCACCGGAGAACGCCGATGA
- a CDS encoding AzlD domain-containing protein — protein MTIWIAIGLTTVGCYVAKLLGLLVPAGALERPLVQRMAALLPVALLAGLTAQQTFGTGEELALDARAAGLAAAALALVLRAHFLVVVASAVVVTAVVRALG, from the coding sequence ATGACCATCTGGATCGCCATCGGACTGACCACCGTCGGCTGCTACGTCGCCAAACTCCTCGGGCTGCTGGTGCCCGCAGGCGCCCTGGAGCGGCCGCTCGTCCAGCGGATGGCCGCACTGCTCCCGGTGGCGCTGCTGGCCGGGCTCACAGCGCAGCAGACCTTCGGGACCGGCGAGGAGCTGGCCCTCGACGCCCGGGCCGCCGGGCTCGCCGCCGCCGCCCTCGCCCTGGTGCTGCGCGCTCACTTCCTGGTCGTCGTCGCCTCCGCCGTGGTCGTGACGGCCGTCGTACGCGCGCTGGGCTGA
- a CDS encoding DUF3046 domain-containing protein, which yields MRLTIFWERMADHFGAAYSDSFARDHVMAELGGRTVHQALNAGWDAKDVWRGVCAAMDVPADKR from the coding sequence ATGCGGTTGACGATTTTCTGGGAGCGGATGGCGGACCACTTCGGTGCGGCGTACTCGGACTCCTTCGCCCGTGACCATGTGATGGCCGAGCTCGGCGGCCGTACGGTGCATCAGGCCCTGAACGCCGGCTGGGACGCCAAGGACGTCTGGCGCGGAGTCTGCGCCGCCATGGACGTGCCCGCGGACAAACGCTGA
- a CDS encoding AI-2E family transporter: MPGWLPRAMVLALALYACFQLGSWAFDQLIGLLTNVLIAFFLALAIEPAVGRMSARGIRRGLATFLVFLGLLIFGIGFVVLLGSMLAGQILDMVDDFPKYIDSVINWVNQTFRTELSRVEVQDSLLHSDWLQKYVQNSATGVLDVSTTVLGGLFRLLTIFLFSFYFAADGPRLRRALCSVLPPARQTEVLRAWEIAVDKTGGYIYSRGLMALISGVAHYILLVILGVPYAPALAVWVGLVSQFIPTIGTYLAGALPMLIAFTVDPWYAVWVLGFVVVYQQFENYVLQPKLTAKTVDIHPAVAFGSVIAGTALLGAIGALIAIPAVATLQAFLGAYVKRYDVTDDPRMHDGPRSRSGAPVLTRIRRTLGGPGRAGG, encoded by the coding sequence ATGCCCGGCTGGCTGCCGCGCGCGATGGTCCTGGCCCTCGCGCTGTACGCCTGTTTCCAGCTCGGCAGCTGGGCGTTCGACCAGCTCATCGGGTTGCTGACGAACGTGCTGATCGCCTTCTTCCTCGCACTCGCCATCGAGCCCGCGGTGGGCCGGATGTCGGCGCGCGGCATACGGCGCGGACTGGCCACGTTCCTGGTCTTCCTCGGCCTGCTGATCTTCGGCATCGGGTTCGTCGTGCTGCTGGGGTCGATGCTCGCGGGCCAGATCCTCGACATGGTCGACGACTTCCCCAAGTACATCGACTCGGTGATCAACTGGGTCAACCAGACCTTCCGCACGGAGCTCTCCCGGGTCGAGGTCCAGGACAGCCTGCTGCACTCCGACTGGCTCCAGAAGTACGTCCAGAACAGCGCCACCGGTGTCCTGGACGTCTCCACCACGGTCCTAGGCGGGCTGTTCCGGCTGCTGACGATCTTCCTGTTCTCCTTCTACTTCGCGGCCGACGGCCCCCGGCTGCGTCGCGCCCTGTGCTCCGTACTGCCGCCCGCCCGGCAGACCGAAGTCCTGCGCGCCTGGGAGATCGCGGTCGACAAGACCGGCGGCTACATCTACTCCCGCGGCCTGATGGCGCTCATCTCCGGCGTCGCGCACTACATCCTGCTGGTGATCCTCGGAGTGCCCTACGCCCCTGCGCTCGCGGTCTGGGTCGGCCTCGTCTCGCAGTTCATCCCCACCATCGGCACCTATCTGGCGGGCGCCCTGCCGATGCTGATCGCCTTCACCGTCGACCCCTGGTACGCGGTGTGGGTGCTCGGGTTCGTCGTCGTGTACCAGCAGTTCGAGAACTATGTCCTCCAGCCGAAGCTGACCGCGAAGACCGTCGACATCCACCCCGCGGTCGCCTTCGGCTCGGTCATCGCCGGGACGGCCCTGCTGGGCGCGATCGGCGCGCTGATCGCCATTCCCGCCGTCGCCACGCTCCAGGCGTTCCTCGGCGCCTATGTGAAGCGGTACGACGTCACCGACGACCCCAGGATGCACGACGGCCCCCGCTCCCGGAGCGGGGCGCCGGTCCTCACCCGGATACGCCGGACGCTCGGAGGCCCCGGGCGGGCGGGCGGCTGA
- a CDS encoding SDR family oxidoreductase, protein MSDLSGRVALVAGGTRGAGRGIAVQLGAAGATAYVTGRTSGSKRSEMDRPETIEETAALVDAAGGRGIPVQVDHLDPDRVSALVARIASEQGALHILVNDIWGAEIEWNKTVWESSLDTGLHTLRLAVDTHAITSHFALPLLIETPGGLVVEMTDGTQEYNASRYRVSFFYDLAKAAVNRMAFALAHELAPHRATAVALTPGWLRSEAMLQAHGVTEATWRDAIAHSPHFAISESPAYVGRAVVALARHADRARWNGKSLSSGHLAQVYGFTDVDGSRPDAWRYLTEVQDPGLPADVTGYR, encoded by the coding sequence CTGTCCGACCTGTCCGGCCGTGTGGCACTCGTCGCGGGAGGCACCCGCGGGGCCGGCCGGGGAATCGCCGTCCAGCTCGGTGCCGCCGGTGCGACCGCGTACGTCACCGGCCGTACGAGCGGTTCCAAGCGCTCCGAGATGGACCGGCCCGAGACGATCGAGGAGACCGCTGCCCTGGTCGACGCGGCGGGCGGCCGTGGCATCCCCGTCCAGGTCGACCACCTGGACCCCGACCGGGTCAGCGCGCTCGTGGCTCGTATCGCGAGCGAGCAGGGAGCCCTGCACATCCTGGTCAACGACATCTGGGGGGCCGAGATCGAGTGGAACAAAACGGTCTGGGAGTCCTCGCTCGACACCGGGCTGCACACCCTGCGGCTGGCCGTCGACACCCACGCCATCACCAGTCACTTCGCGCTGCCGCTGCTGATCGAGACACCGGGAGGCCTGGTCGTCGAGATGACCGACGGCACGCAGGAGTACAACGCGTCCCGCTACCGCGTCTCGTTCTTCTACGACCTGGCCAAGGCCGCGGTGAACCGGATGGCCTTCGCCCTCGCCCATGAACTCGCACCGCACAGGGCGACCGCCGTGGCGCTCACCCCGGGCTGGCTCCGGTCCGAGGCGATGCTCCAGGCCCACGGAGTGACCGAGGCCACCTGGCGCGACGCGATCGCGCACTCACCCCACTTCGCGATCTCCGAATCCCCCGCGTACGTCGGCCGCGCGGTGGTCGCCCTCGCCCGCCACGCCGACAGGGCGCGCTGGAACGGGAAGTCGCTCTCCAGCGGCCATCTCGCCCAGGTGTACGGCTTCACCGACGTGGACGGCAGCCGCCCCGATGCCTGGCGGTATCTGACCGAGGTCCAGGACCCGGGCCTGCCGGCCGATGTGACGGGATACCGCTGA
- the recA gene encoding recombinase RecA, whose translation MAGTDREKALDAALAQIERQFGKGAVMRLGERPNEPIEVIPTGSTALDVALGVGGLPRGRVVEVYGPESSGKTTLTLHAVANAQKLGGSVAFIDAEHALDPEYAKKLGVDIDSLILSQPDNGEQALEIVDMLVRSGALDLIVIDSVAALVPRAEIEGEMGDSHVGLQARLMSQALRKITSALNQSKTTAIFINQLREKIGVMFGSPETTTGGRALKFYASVRLDIRRIETLKDGTDAVGNRTRVKVVKNKVAPPFKQAEFDILYGQGISREGGLIDMGVEHGFVRKAGAWYTYEGDQLGQGKENARNFLKDNPDLANEIEKKILEKLGVGVRPDAASGESAAATAAAPAAEGAAKPATAAAAKAKPAKTAAAKS comes from the coding sequence ATGGCAGGAACCGACCGCGAGAAGGCGTTGGACGCCGCACTCGCACAGATTGAACGACAGTTCGGCAAGGGCGCGGTGATGCGCCTCGGCGAGCGTCCCAACGAGCCCATCGAGGTCATCCCCACGGGATCGACCGCCCTCGACGTCGCCCTCGGCGTCGGCGGCCTGCCACGCGGCCGCGTGGTGGAGGTGTACGGACCGGAGTCCTCCGGTAAGACGACGCTGACGCTGCACGCCGTGGCGAACGCGCAGAAGCTCGGCGGCTCGGTGGCGTTCATCGACGCCGAGCACGCGCTTGACCCGGAGTACGCGAAGAAGCTCGGCGTCGACATCGACAGCCTCATCCTGTCCCAGCCGGACAACGGTGAGCAGGCGCTGGAGATCGTCGACATGCTGGTGCGCTCCGGTGCCCTGGACCTGATCGTCATCGACTCCGTCGCGGCCCTGGTGCCCCGTGCGGAGATCGAGGGCGAGATGGGCGACTCGCACGTGGGTCTCCAGGCCCGGCTGATGAGCCAGGCCCTCCGTAAGATCACCAGCGCGCTCAACCAGTCGAAGACCACCGCGATCTTCATCAACCAGCTCCGCGAGAAGATCGGCGTGATGTTCGGCTCCCCGGAGACCACCACCGGTGGCCGGGCGCTGAAGTTCTACGCCTCGGTGCGCCTCGACATCCGCCGGATCGAGACGCTCAAGGACGGCACCGACGCCGTCGGTAACCGCACCCGCGTCAAGGTGGTCAAGAACAAGGTCGCTCCGCCGTTCAAGCAGGCCGAGTTCGACATCCTCTACGGCCAGGGCATCAGCCGCGAGGGCGGTCTGATCGACATGGGCGTGGAGCACGGCTTCGTCCGCAAGGCCGGCGCCTGGTACACGTACGAGGGCGACCAGCTGGGCCAGGGCAAGGAGAACGCCCGCAACTTCCTCAAGGACAACCCCGACCTCGCCAACGAGATCGAGAAGAAGATCCTGGAGAAGCTGGGTGTCGGCGTCCGCCCGGACGCCGCGTCGGGCGAGTCCGCCGCGGCCACGGCTGCGGCCCCGGCGGCCGAAGGGGCGGCGAAGCCGGCGACCGCTGCGGCGGCCAAGGCCAAGCCCGCCAAGACCGCGGCGGCCAAGAGCTAG
- the recX gene encoding recombination regulator RecX: MTRRTEWPDSPAEPGAGSGFGDGATDAFASGPGSGAEGRSGRRSRGGADADGGFTEGAGRRARSGRSSGSPSSSRAEKGEPRDPVEQARNICLRLLTGTPRTRKQLADALRKREIPDEAAEEVLARFEDVGLIDDAAFAGAWVESRHHGRGLARRALVRELRTKGVDSAVIDEAVGQLDADQEEETARELVARKLRSTRGLDRDKRLRRLAGMLARKGYGEGMALRVVRQALEEEGEDTEGLDEPF, encoded by the coding sequence GTGACACGTCGTACGGAGTGGCCGGACAGCCCCGCCGAGCCCGGTGCCGGGTCCGGATTCGGCGACGGGGCCACCGATGCGTTCGCCTCCGGGCCGGGGTCCGGTGCCGAGGGGCGCTCCGGGCGCCGCTCGCGCGGTGGTGCGGACGCGGACGGCGGGTTCACTGAAGGGGCGGGCCGCCGTGCCCGCTCCGGCAGAAGCAGCGGCTCCCCTTCCTCGTCGAGGGCCGAGAAGGGGGAGCCGCGTGACCCGGTCGAGCAGGCGCGCAATATCTGCCTGCGGCTGCTGACCGGCACGCCCAGAACGCGCAAGCAGCTCGCGGACGCCCTGCGCAAGCGGGAGATCCCGGACGAGGCCGCTGAAGAAGTCCTCGCGCGCTTCGAGGACGTGGGGCTGATCGACGATGCGGCGTTCGCCGGGGCGTGGGTGGAGTCCCGGCACCACGGCCGGGGGCTCGCCCGCCGCGCCCTCGTCCGCGAGCTGCGGACTAAGGGCGTGGACTCCGCCGTGATCGACGAGGCGGTCGGACAGCTCGACGCGGACCAGGAGGAGGAAACGGCACGCGAGCTCGTGGCCCGCAAGCTCCGCTCCACGCGGGGTCTGGACCGCGACAAGCGGCTGCGCCGACTGGCGGGGATGCTCGCACGCAAGGGATACGGGGAGGGCATGGCCCTGCGCGTGGTGCGTCAGGCGCTGGAGGAGGAGGGCGAGGACACGGAGGGCTTGGACGAGCCCTTCTGA